The Acropora muricata isolate sample 2 chromosome 5, ASM3666990v1, whole genome shotgun sequence genome includes a window with the following:
- the LOC136917681 gene encoding uncharacterized protein: MGSIPLRKKNPPVEGVSTSVNNNTMHEVEDQRKVVCFLQPNFTDVLKNNDGSGKRFSVTAFDDCDTIHVRVLLGERPTSKSDPEKRVGFKVFKELPEAKEILNIASSLISTLPPLDEPQIAILISEDDHVRVCLRPKASGQLEIAAVLRQPRKEKLYSRSHGILESSLLEDRKVAVVGLGSGGSQVVIELAKAGVGKFVLVDFDRIELHNIVRHVCGLSDLGRLKTNVMRDRVLDKNPFAEVETHNTNINNLEDARRILQGCDIIIAATDNIRSRLNINTLSIELGIVTLYGKCAVRAAGGEVLRVRPKDGPCFSCIYGSASMEAIQEEMSSFRQAREANPPYVGDDEVKATIQVGLSSDINPISNMLVKLALVELCRGKDSALKALETDLQASYYMWANRREQQFAGYAAEGFHRFDKPAILRWYPLEKDRNSDCKTCQDLQVSEENVGFFA; the protein is encoded by the exons ATGGGTTCAATACCGCTAAGGAAAAAGAATCCGCCAGTGGAAG GAGTGTCTACTTCAGTGAATAATAACACAATGCACGAGGTTGAAGATCAACGTAAAGTAGTTTGCTTTCTGCAGCCCAACTTTACTGATGTCCTCAAAAACAATGATGGCAGTGGAAAACGGTTTTCCGTGACTGCATTTGACGACTGTGACACGATTCATGTCCGGGTTCTTCTCGGTGAACGGCCGACCTCGAAATCGGATCCTGAGAAACGAGTCGGATTTAAGGTGTTCAAAGAGCTGCCTGAAGCTAAAGAAATTTTGAATATTGCTTCAAGTCTTATTTCCACTCTACCGCCCCTTGATGAGCCTCAGATCGCAATTCTAATCTCCGAAGACGACCATGTTCGAGTCTGTTTGAGACCCAAGGCAAGTGGACAACTCGAGATAGCAGCAGTTCTTCGACAGCCTCGAAAGGAAAAACTCTACTCCCGAAGTCATGGCATTTTGGAGTCGAGTCTTCTGGAAGACCGCAAGGTTGCAGTCGTGGGACTTGGAAGTGGAGGATCTCAAGTGGTGATAGAACTGGCTAAGGCTGGAGTGGGCAAATTTGTCTTAGTTGATTTCGACCGAATTGAGTTGCACAATATTGTACGCCATGTTTGTGGCTTGAGTGATTTGGGGCGTTTGAAGACCAATGTAATGCGAGATCGCGTCCTTGACAAGAACCCGTTTGCAGAGGTTGAAACCCACAACACGAACATCAACAACTTGGAAGACGCCAGACGAATTCTGCAAGGATGCGACATCATCATCGCCGCCACAGACAACATCAGAAGCCGGCTGAATATTAATACCTTGTCCATTGAACTGGGAATAGTCACTCTCTATGGCAAGTGCGCTGTGAGGGCTGCAGGAGGTGAAGTCTTACGGGTGAGGCCCAAGGATGGTCCATGTTTCTCTTGTATCTATGGTTCAGCGTCCATGGAAGCTATCCAAGAGGAGATGTCGTCTTTCCGTCAAGCGCGTGAAGCTAATCCTCCTTACGTGGGCGACGATGAAGTCAAAGCCACTATCCAGGTTGGTCTGTCATCCGACATCAATCCAATCTCTAACATGTTGGTGAAGCTTGCACTGGTGGAACTTTGTCGGGGAAAGGATAGCGCGCTGAAGGCCTTGGAGACCGATTTGCAAGCATCTTATTACATGTGGGCCAACCGAAGAGAACAGCAGTTTGCAGGGTATGCAGCAGAGGGCTTCCATAGGTTTGACAAACCTGCCATTCTGAGGTGGTATCCGTTAGAGAAGGATAGAAATTCTGATTGCAAGACATGCCAAGATTTACAAGTCAGCGAAGAAAATGTTGGCTTTTTTGCGTGA
- the LOC136917683 gene encoding uncharacterized protein, with product MTPQEGPFTVVMYADEYKQICAWVLKNQFLETGGDLFGLWAGDRTAVIQLVLGPGKGCRRTGTSFYQDVSYLEKVGTHLTEAEGICHIGEWHSHHTIGLKEPSGGDQRTVWRNMPSYGLNRFLLFIANIESLHCVSVGSFLFEFDRQTNRALPVLQGKFQLLPNQSPFRQLFIPSSSRNADDNLLLNGAECTNTEDEIASWEEYSRSADEICEMRPMFLNASRVKCNCVIM from the coding sequence ATGACACCGCAAGAAGGACCTTTCACTGTGGTGATGTACGCCGACGAGTACAAACAAATCTGCGCTTGGGTTCTGAAGAATCAATTTTTAGAGACAGGCGGTGATTTATTTGGTCTGTGGGCTGGAGATAGAACCGCAGTCATACAATTGGTGCTCGGACCGGGGAAAGGATGTCGAAGAACAGGTACCTCTTTCTACCAAGACGTGTCGTACCTTGAAAAGGTTGGTACTCATTTAACGGAAGCAGAAGGAATTTGTCACATTGGCGAATGGCATTCGCATCACACTATTGGTCTCAAAGAACCGAGCGGAGGCGATCAGAGAACCGTGTGGCGGAACATGCCTTCCTATGGTTTGAACCGTTTCCTTCTTTTCATTGCTAACATAGAGTCGTTGCACTGCGTTAGCGTTGGTAGCTTCCTTTTTGAATTTGACAGACAAACGAACCGTGCTCTCCCTGTGCTGCAAGGCAAGTTTCAGCTTTTGCCGAACCAGAGTCCATTCCGTCAACTTTTCATACCCTCCTCCTCCCGCAATGCTGATGACAATTTGCTCCTTAATGGAGCGGAATGTACGAACACTGAAGACGAAATCGCTTCTTGGGAAGAATATTCACGTAGCGCGGACGAAATATGCGAAATGCGACCTATGTTTCTTAATGCAAGCCGAGTTAAATGTAATTGCGTTATAATGTAA
- the LOC136917686 gene encoding uncharacterized protein isoform X2, producing the protein MEKLFLLALAIGFAGFISVVHPSEHFACYTCSTNSLQMPEECAASYGQKNCSSNTSTCFAAAAELMNGTQIAIKDCYGWQENCSRITACEQGANMTDATFKRCYATCCTTMHCNDMLHVLESTTLFINYSTPQPKSSSTHENRTTEKSTAPTSSAVYNYISHLLVLFSVLPIAAYSNP; encoded by the exons ATGGAAAAGCTatttttgcttgctttggcaATTGGGTTTGCAGGGTTCATTTCTGTTGTTCACCCTTCAG AACACTTTGCCTGCTATACCTGCTCCACGAATTCACTGCAGATGCCTGAAGAATGCGCTGCCTCTTATGGACAAAAAAACTGCTCTTCAAATACAAG CACGTGCTTTGCTGCTGCAGCTGAATTAATGAATGGTACACAAATAGCAATCAAAGATTGCTATGGTTGGCAAGAAAACTGCAGTCGTATCACTGCCTGCGAGCAAGGAGCCAACATGACTGACGCCACATTCAAGCGTTGTTATGCTACATGCTGTACCACAATGCACTGCAATGACATGCTTCATGTTCTTGAAAGCACAACCCTCTTTATAAATTACTCTACTCCCCAGCCGAAGTCCTCCTCTACTCATGAAAATCGTACTACTGAGAAATCTACAGCTCCGACCTCTTCCGCTGTGTACAACTACATTAGTCATCTCTTAGTTCTTTTCAGCGTCTTACCAATCGCTGCCTATTCGAACCCCTGA
- the LOC136917686 gene encoding uncharacterized protein isoform X1, translated as MGFEASFEAIILRKKETHYRIDWNLFISVGVVMEKLFLLALAIGFAGFISVVHPSEHFACYTCSTNSLQMPEECAASYGQKNCSSNTSTCFAAAAELMNGTQIAIKDCYGWQENCSRITACEQGANMTDATFKRCYATCCTTMHCNDMLHVLESTTLFINYSTPQPKSSSTHENRTTEKSTAPTSSAVYNYISHLLVLFSVLPIAAYSNP; from the exons ATGGGTTTTGAAGCAAGTTTCGAAGCAATTATATTGAG gaaaaaagaaacacattACAGAATTGACTGGAATCTCTTCATTAGTGTTG GTGTTGTGATGGAAAAGCTatttttgcttgctttggcaATTGGGTTTGCAGGGTTCATTTCTGTTGTTCACCCTTCAG AACACTTTGCCTGCTATACCTGCTCCACGAATTCACTGCAGATGCCTGAAGAATGCGCTGCCTCTTATGGACAAAAAAACTGCTCTTCAAATACAAG CACGTGCTTTGCTGCTGCAGCTGAATTAATGAATGGTACACAAATAGCAATCAAAGATTGCTATGGTTGGCAAGAAAACTGCAGTCGTATCACTGCCTGCGAGCAAGGAGCCAACATGACTGACGCCACATTCAAGCGTTGTTATGCTACATGCTGTACCACAATGCACTGCAATGACATGCTTCATGTTCTTGAAAGCACAACCCTCTTTATAAATTACTCTACTCCCCAGCCGAAGTCCTCCTCTACTCATGAAAATCGTACTACTGAGAAATCTACAGCTCCGACCTCTTCCGCTGTGTACAACTACATTAGTCATCTCTTAGTTCTTTTCAGCGTCTTACCAATCGCTGCCTATTCGAACCCCTGA
- the LOC136917679 gene encoding uncharacterized protein, producing the protein MDKSPWSTPMTPDLKQSFEMVIFDNKSLPWDVQPTKPVDKEQDKSKNFHPGNFANSKRDMLSGDTEECYIFQEDYDILIGKLTQERLGNLFGLWTTDGEAVIHVISGPNCCPQTGSNSLDIVGRLFPLAHMGNWRYNDYLSTISQTSTGLDDTLWCPHKYKDKFLNFIVSSSEPFFSVRSRDGKNRKIKVLEDRSPFREAEAFNKMVINRKEEDLDSSLKDIKHLSLEKCKPEVSREKLSPEEKCESIVRQRDMSQINNNRSTYLDTLIYRSEFTVNREDFKVFIFEEDYQIMANLVLKYPNLETGGDLFGLWTTAGNAMLHVVLGPGQHCRRTGTSFYQDVSYLKDNGDLLTQDYMLCHIGEWHSHHQLSLFQPSGGDSSTVISNYPRGFCGFILIIANILPSRRVQLSPYLYTESSRHNFDQKGTIEILHTPNPFKTIWRVKKCIERGKEKYSYSRPEVYHDLDYTMSSQPELRRHMSEAEKRRMKSLGDTTIHMQNPYNRGRQAPKLLHGTSLNPPYRNLYSSSRDIQARPSKPHWK; encoded by the coding sequence ATGGACAAATCACCGTGGTCGACGCCAATGACGCCTGATCTTAAACAATCTTTCGAGATGGTTATTTTTGACAACAAAAGCCTCCCTTGGGATGTGCAACCTACGAAACCGGTCGACAAGGAACAAGATAAGAGCAAAAATTTCCACCCTGGTAATTTTGCAAATTCGAAAAGAGATATGTTGTCGGGTGATACAGAGGAATGTTACATCTTTCAAGAGGACTATGACATTCTTATTGGCAAGCTGACGCAAGAACGGCTTGGAAATCTGTTCGGTTTGTGGACAACCGACGGCGAGGCTGTTATTCATGTAATTTCTGGGCCAAATTGTTGTCCCCAAACAGGGAGTAACTCATTGGATATCGTGGGAAGACTTTTCCCCCTAGCACACATGGGTAACTGGCGCTACAATGATTACCTATCAACAATTAGCCAGACTAGTACAGGATTGGATGACACCCTATGGTGCCCACATAAATATAAGGATAAATTTTTAAACTTCATCGTCTCAAGTTCAGAGCCATTTTTTTCAGTTCGGTCAAGAGATGGCAAGAACAGGAAAATCAAAGTTCTTGAAGATAGAAGCCCATTTAGAGAGGCTGAAGCTTTCAACAAAATGGTGATCAACCGCAAGGAAGAGGATTTGGATTCCAGCCTTAAAGATATAAAACACCTTTCTCTCGAGAAATGTAAGCCTGAGGTGTCAAGGGAGAAATTGTCTCCCGAAGAAAAATGCGAGAGTATAGTTCGCCAACGTGATATGTCACAGATAAATAATAATCGTTCGACATACCTGGATACGCTTATATATCGAAGTGAATTCACGGTCAACCGAGAGGATTTCAAAGTATTTATATTCGAAGAAGATTATCAGATTATGGCAAACCTCGTTCTTAAGTATCCCAATCTGGAAACTGGGGGAGACCTTTTTGGCCTGTGGACCACTGCAGGCAATGCCATGCTTCACGTCGTACTTGGCCCAGGACAACATTGCAGACGAACTGGAACCTCCTTCTACCAAGATGTGTCTTACCTAAAGGACAACGGAGATCTGCTCACTCAAGATTACATGTTATGCCACATTGGAGAATGGCATTCCCACCACCAATTGAGCCTTTTTCAGCCAAGTGGAGGTGATTCGTCCACTGTCATAAGTAACTATCCTCGTGGGTTCTGTGGTTTTATTTTAATTATCGCCAATATATTACCATCTCGTAGAGTCCAACTGTCTCCTTACCTGTACACCGAGTCGTCAAGGCATAACTTTGATCAAAAGGGCACCATCGAAATCCTCCACACTCCAAATCCTTTCAAGACCATTTGGAGAGTTAAGAAGTGCATAGAAAGGGGGAAAGAAAAGTATTCTTATTCTCGACCTGAGGTCTATCATGATCTAGACTATACGATGAGTAGTCAGCCAGAACTGAGGCGGCACATGAGCGAAGCTGAAAAGAGAAGGATGAAATCTCTCGGTGATACCACAATACACATGCAAAATCCATACAATCGTGGGCGACAAGCTCCTAAATTGTTGCATGGTACGTCTCTTAATCCTCCATATAGGAATTTGTACTCCTCATCTCGAGACATCCAAGCAAGACCAT